A stretch of Methanosphaerula palustris E1-9c DNA encodes these proteins:
- the dnaK gene encoding molecular chaperone DnaK, giving the protein MSKEKIIGIDLGTSNSEAAVMLGGKPTIIPSAEGATVAGKMFPSYVAFSTDGQLLVGEPARRQAVSNPEGTVTAAKRKMGSDHIYKIFDKEYTPQQISSFLLQKIKRDAEAFLGETITKAVITVPAYFNDNQRTATKDAGKIAGLDVVRLVNEPTAASMAYGLDRGGEYKILVFDLGGGTLDVTIMEFGGGTFTVLATSGDTQLGGTDMDNVIYEWIAAEFQKLEGIDIRNDKMAINRVKEAAEKAKIELSTVLETEINLPYLSATQAGPKHLSLKLSRSKLEQLVEPIIKRCIQPFEQALKDAKLKKDDIQKVILVGGPTRMPVVQKFIEDHVGKKMERGIDPMECVAMGAAIQGAILGGEITDMVLLDVTPLTLGIETLGGVRTALIERNTTIPTRKSEVFSTAADLQTSVTIHVLQGERPLAADNVSLGQFNLVGIPPAPRGVPQVDVTFDIDASGILNVSAKDRGTGKEQKMTITASTKLAENDVRKMVDEAKQYEAQDRERKEEIEARNAADSLIYTADKTKADLAGKVSAELIEKMNAAIVTLKAALEGKDTPRIKSETEKLQTVLGEVGSAVYQEEAARQQAQEQAGTQTGSAGWESNGSGQAQGEESKNPDENVVDADFKVHDEK; this is encoded by the coding sequence ATGAGTAAAGAAAAAATTATTGGAATCGATCTTGGAACATCCAACAGCGAGGCCGCGGTGATGCTCGGCGGAAAGCCGACGATCATCCCCTCGGCAGAGGGCGCCACCGTCGCCGGCAAGATGTTCCCCTCGTATGTCGCGTTCTCAACGGACGGCCAGCTCCTCGTCGGAGAGCCGGCCCGGAGGCAGGCCGTCAGCAACCCCGAAGGGACGGTGACGGCAGCCAAGCGGAAGATGGGCTCGGACCACATCTACAAAATCTTCGACAAGGAGTATACCCCCCAGCAGATCTCGTCATTCCTCCTGCAGAAGATCAAGCGGGATGCGGAGGCGTTCCTGGGCGAGACCATCACAAAGGCGGTGATCACCGTTCCCGCCTACTTCAACGACAACCAGAGGACCGCAACGAAGGATGCCGGGAAGATCGCCGGCCTCGACGTGGTGAGGCTCGTCAACGAGCCCACGGCCGCCTCGATGGCATACGGCCTCGACCGGGGCGGAGAGTATAAGATCCTGGTCTTCGACCTGGGGGGCGGCACGCTCGACGTGACGATCATGGAGTTCGGCGGCGGGACGTTCACGGTGCTCGCGACCTCAGGGGACACCCAGCTCGGCGGCACCGACATGGACAATGTGATCTACGAGTGGATCGCAGCCGAGTTCCAGAAGCTCGAGGGGATAGATATCCGGAACGATAAGATGGCGATCAACCGGGTGAAGGAGGCGGCCGAGAAGGCGAAGATCGAACTGTCGACCGTCCTTGAGACCGAGATCAACCTCCCGTACCTCTCCGCCACCCAGGCCGGCCCCAAACACCTCTCCCTGAAGCTCAGCCGTTCGAAGCTCGAGCAGCTCGTCGAACCGATCATCAAACGCTGCATCCAGCCGTTCGAACAGGCATTGAAGGACGCCAAGCTGAAGAAGGATGACATCCAGAAGGTGATCCTCGTCGGCGGACCCACGAGGATGCCCGTGGTCCAGAAGTTCATCGAGGACCACGTCGGAAAGAAGATGGAACGGGGGATCGACCCGATGGAGTGCGTGGCCATGGGTGCGGCCATCCAGGGAGCGATCCTCGGCGGCGAGATCACGGACATGGTCCTCCTCGACGTGACGCCCCTGACCCTCGGTATCGAGACCCTCGGCGGCGTGAGAACCGCGTTGATCGAACGGAATACGACGATCCCCACCAGAAAGAGCGAAGTATTCTCGACCGCCGCCGACCTCCAGACCTCGGTCACCATCCACGTGCTTCAGGGGGAACGCCCCCTGGCGGCCGACAACGTCAGCCTCGGGCAGTTCAACCTCGTCGGGATTCCGCCGGCACCGCGGGGGGTCCCCCAGGTCGATGTCACCTTCGACATCGATGCCTCGGGCATCCTCAATGTCTCGGCGAAGGACCGCGGCACCGGCAAGGAGCAGAAGATGACCATCACCGCCTCGACAAAGCTGGCAGAGAACGATGTCAGGAAGATGGTCGACGAGGCCAAGCAGTATGAAGCGCAGGACAGGGAGCGGAAAGAGGAGATCGAAGCCCGCAACGCCGCCGATTCCCTGATCTATACGGCCGACAAGACAAAAGCCGATCTCGCCGGCAAGGTGAGCGCTGAGCTGATCGAAAAGATGAATGCGGCGATCGTAACATTGAAAGCAGCACTGGAAGGGAAGGATACCCCCAGAATCAAATCGGAGACCGAGAAACTCCAGACCGTGCTGGGAGAGGTCGGATCTGCCGTCTACCAGGAGGAAGCCGCCCGGCAACAGGCGCAGGAACAGGCGGGGACGCAGACTGGTTCGGCCGGCTGGGAGAGCAACGGCAGCGGACAGGCACAGGGGGAAGAGAGCAAAAACCCCGATGAAAACGTTGTGGACGCCGATTTCAAGGTCCATGACGAGAAGTAA
- the dnaJ gene encoding molecular chaperone DnaJ has product MEKKDYYEVLGVKKDVSQDDLKKAFRQLARKFHPDLNKGSKDAEEKFKEINEAYQVLSDPQKKAEYDQVGRTEFKPGDSATYKPPSYDDLFRDFGLGDIFNAFSGGSGRARSRAGADLRFDLEISLSDAFYGMKKIVEVPHSYECSTCKGTGAQPGFIRDCPTCKGTGEIRAIQRSGRQQVVNIAPCPDCGGRGKIIGKPCEACQGKGSTRRTRRIEVSIPRGVEDGQFLRVAGEGEPGENQGAPGDLYIVVHIKRHDTFERHGVDLQSTATIGLGPALLGGEVQVPTLTGTAMLTIPPGTQSHTRFRLREQGMHYLNSDNRGDLLVRVVVKIPETLTPEQKRLVKEAFSVK; this is encoded by the coding sequence ATGGAGAAGAAGGATTATTATGAAGTTCTGGGCGTCAAAAAAGACGTCTCCCAGGACGATCTGAAGAAGGCGTTCCGGCAGCTGGCGAGAAAATTTCACCCTGACCTCAACAAGGGGAGCAAGGACGCAGAGGAGAAGTTCAAGGAGATCAACGAAGCCTACCAGGTGCTGAGCGACCCGCAGAAGAAGGCCGAGTACGATCAGGTGGGACGGACAGAGTTTAAACCGGGGGATTCCGCCACCTATAAGCCGCCAAGCTACGACGATCTCTTCCGGGACTTCGGGTTAGGGGACATCTTCAATGCCTTCTCCGGGGGGTCGGGGAGGGCAAGAAGCCGGGCAGGCGCAGACCTCCGGTTTGATCTCGAGATCTCTCTCTCCGACGCCTTCTATGGGATGAAAAAGATCGTCGAGGTTCCCCACAGTTATGAGTGCAGCACCTGCAAGGGAACGGGTGCACAGCCCGGTTTCATCCGCGACTGCCCCACCTGCAAGGGAACCGGCGAGATCAGAGCGATTCAGCGGTCCGGCCGTCAGCAGGTGGTGAATATCGCCCCCTGCCCCGACTGCGGCGGGCGTGGTAAGATCATTGGAAAGCCCTGCGAGGCCTGCCAGGGAAAAGGGTCGACACGCAGGACGAGAAGGATCGAGGTATCGATCCCACGGGGAGTCGAGGACGGCCAGTTCCTGCGAGTCGCCGGCGAGGGAGAGCCGGGTGAAAACCAGGGTGCCCCGGGCGACCTGTACATCGTCGTCCATATCAAACGTCATGATACGTTCGAGAGGCACGGCGTCGACCTCCAGAGTACCGCAACCATCGGGCTCGGCCCGGCTCTCCTCGGCGGGGAGGTCCAGGTGCCCACTCTCACCGGAACGGCGATGCTGACGATCCCCCCCGGCACCCAGAGCCATACCCGCTTCCGTCTTCGGGAACAGGGGATGCACTATCTGAACTCTGACAACCGGGGAGACCTGCTGGTCCGGGTCGTCGTCAAGATACCTGAAACGCTGACCCCGGAGCAGAAGAGACTGGTGAAGGAGGCCTTTTCGGTCAAATAG
- a CDS encoding winged helix-turn-helix transcriptional regulator, with protein MDTTQKKYKYNWGIEATLDVIGGKWKPLVIYQLKDGTLRFNQIVSKVTPRITQRMLTKELRELEKDGLVTRTVYAQVPPKVEYSLTETAQSLIPILDQLCDWGYEHMNDDIEFKCEE; from the coding sequence ATGGATACCACGCAGAAAAAATACAAGTACAACTGGGGAATCGAGGCAACCCTGGATGTGATCGGGGGCAAATGGAAACCGCTGGTCATCTATCAACTCAAGGACGGGACGTTGCGTTTTAACCAGATCGTGAGCAAGGTAACGCCCAGGATCACTCAGAGGATGCTGACAAAAGAGCTCCGCGAACTTGAAAAAGATGGCCTGGTCACCAGAACGGTGTACGCCCAGGTCCCGCCGAAGGTGGAGTATTCACTCACCGAGACCGCACAATCCCTCATCCCGATCCTTGACCAGCTCTGTGACTGGGGATATGAACACATGAATGACGACATCGAGTTCAAGTGTGAGGAATAA
- a CDS encoding (R)-mandelonitrile lyase, whose amino-acid sequence MDTSNDLQEREIFPKGEEITNEYFRGTAWLQVLVPNDSTLHCPTYNVTFEPGARNNWHKHPGGQILLVTGGRGFYQEEGRPARVLHPGDVVTIRPDVKHWHGAAPDSGLTHIAISTNAELGEAEWLEPVTDEEYSNL is encoded by the coding sequence ATGGATACATCAAATGATTTACAGGAACGGGAAATCTTCCCGAAAGGAGAAGAGATTACGAACGAATATTTCCGTGGGACGGCATGGCTTCAGGTACTGGTTCCCAATGACAGCACATTGCATTGCCCGACCTATAACGTTACGTTTGAACCGGGCGCACGGAACAACTGGCATAAACATCCCGGCGGCCAGATCCTGCTCGTTACCGGCGGCAGAGGATTCTACCAGGAAGAGGGTAGGCCGGCACGGGTGCTTCATCCAGGGGACGTGGTAACGATCCGTCCGGACGTGAAACACTGGCATGGTGCCGCACCGGACAGTGGGCTCACCCATATCGCCATCAGTACGAATGCAGAACTGGGAGAGGCCGAGTGGCTGGAACCCGTCACCGATGAGGAATATTCAAATTTATAA
- a CDS encoding flavodoxin family protein — MSRNVVIISASPRKHGNSDLLCDRFMAGAQDAGHQVEKIFLRDWKINYCLACDDCKRNGGICVQEDDMAEILEKILAADVMVMATPVYYYTMDAQMKTLIDRTYAKFTEISNKDMYFIVTAADTRKESLERTIEGFRGFTSCFSGLNEKGIIYGTGAWKIGDITGSQAMDQAYAMGKTV, encoded by the coding sequence ATGAGTCGAAACGTTGTAATTATATCAGCCAGTCCGAGAAAACACGGAAATTCCGATCTGCTGTGTGACCGGTTCATGGCTGGTGCACAGGATGCCGGTCACCAGGTTGAGAAAATATTCCTGAGAGATTGGAAGATAAATTACTGTCTTGCATGCGACGATTGCAAAAGGAACGGAGGAATCTGTGTTCAGGAGGATGATATGGCTGAAATTCTGGAAAAAATTCTGGCGGCCGATGTCATGGTCATGGCAACCCCGGTGTATTATTACACCATGGATGCGCAGATGAAGACCCTGATCGACAGGACGTATGCAAAGTTTACCGAAATCAGCAATAAGGACATGTATTTCATCGTTACTGCGGCTGACACCCGAAAAGAATCACTGGAAAGGACGATAGAGGGATTCAGAGGGTTTACTTCCTGTTTCAGCGGCTTGAACGAGAAGGGAATTATCTATGGAACCGGTGCATGGAAGATCGGGGACATCACAGGAAGCCAGGCGATGGATCAGGCATATGCGATGGGAAAGACGGTCTGA
- a CDS encoding flavodoxin family protein encodes MKVLLVNGSPHRKGCTWTALNEAAKTLNEEGIETEIFWIGIKPLAGCIACKTCAKKGRCVFDDTVNEFLDIAKDADGFIFGSPVHYASATGAMTSFMDRVFYTNMQAGRQVFSLKPAAAVVSARRAGTTATFDQLNKYFTISEMPVISSRYWNMVHGAAPEDVEKDLEGLQTVRILARNMAFFLKCKEAGLRAGVKLPMQEKTVFTNFIRD; translated from the coding sequence ATGAAGGTATTACTGGTAAACGGCAGCCCTCACAGGAAGGGCTGCACCTGGACGGCTCTCAACGAAGCAGCAAAAACCCTGAACGAAGAAGGGATCGAGACGGAAATTTTCTGGATCGGTATCAAACCGCTTGCCGGCTGTATCGCCTGCAAGACGTGTGCCAAAAAGGGCCGCTGCGTGTTTGACGACACAGTCAATGAGTTCCTGGACATCGCAAAGGATGCGGATGGATTCATCTTCGGATCGCCGGTACACTACGCTTCGGCAACCGGTGCGATGACCTCCTTCATGGACCGCGTCTTCTATACCAACATGCAGGCAGGAAGACAGGTGTTCTCCCTGAAACCGGCGGCCGCAGTCGTTTCCGCACGAAGGGCAGGGACGACGGCCACCTTCGACCAGCTCAACAAGTATTTCACCATCTCGGAGATGCCGGTCATATCTTCCCGTTACTGGAACATGGTTCACGGGGCAGCGCCGGAGGATGTGGAGAAAGACCTCGAAGGCCTGCAGACCGTGCGGATACTCGCCCGGAACATGGCGTTCTTCCTGAAGTGCAAGGAAGCGGGTCTCAGGGCGGGTGTGAAACTTCCGATGCAGGAAAAAACAGTTTTCACGAACTTTATCCGGGACTGA
- a CDS encoding aldo/keto reductase, with protein MKSTATKRGVVSMDQKFGFGCMRLPLLDKNDQTSFDYKTFNQMVDTFLEKGFTYFDTAYTYHGFRAEEAVREALVKRHRRDEYTLASKFPMRDFQSAADMERIFTEQLTNCGVEYFDYYLLHNVGVNAYKKACQFDTFGFVQGKKREGRIRHVGISFHDTPELLDEILTAHPELDFVQLQINYIDWENPGIQSRRCHEVARKHGKPIVVMEPCKGGNLALVPERADRLMKEYNPTASVPSWAIRFAASQEGVMMVLSGMSTLAQVLDNTSSMADFEPLNPEEYEIIGQVVDIINETTAIPCTNCRYCEGDCPQTIAIPDYFALYNSSKRAVTGNISSQFVYYINLTALHGRAGDCIECRQCESACPQHLKITELLRDVSAAFDVTPAFPTRK; from the coding sequence ATGAAGAGTACAGCAACCAAAAGAGGGGTTGTCAGCATGGACCAAAAATTTGGTTTCGGATGTATGAGACTGCCGCTTCTGGACAAGAACGATCAGACATCCTTCGATTATAAGACGTTCAACCAGATGGTGGATACCTTTCTGGAGAAAGGCTTCACGTACTTCGACACCGCGTATACCTACCATGGTTTCCGGGCAGAGGAAGCGGTCCGGGAAGCCCTCGTCAAGAGACACAGGAGGGACGAGTACACCCTGGCCTCCAAGTTTCCCATGAGGGATTTCCAGTCCGCAGCGGATATGGAACGGATCTTTACCGAGCAGCTCACAAACTGCGGCGTTGAATATTTCGACTATTACCTGCTTCATAACGTCGGCGTGAACGCCTATAAGAAGGCCTGCCAGTTCGATACCTTTGGGTTTGTCCAAGGGAAAAAGCGGGAGGGGAGGATCAGACACGTCGGCATATCCTTCCACGATACGCCGGAGTTGCTAGACGAGATTCTAACCGCTCACCCCGAATTGGACTTTGTCCAGCTGCAGATCAATTATATCGACTGGGAAAATCCCGGCATTCAATCCCGGAGATGCCACGAGGTGGCAAGAAAGCATGGAAAGCCGATCGTGGTTATGGAGCCCTGCAAGGGTGGGAACCTTGCCCTTGTCCCGGAAAGAGCAGACCGTCTGATGAAGGAATACAACCCGACGGCGTCTGTCCCGTCCTGGGCCATACGGTTTGCCGCCAGCCAGGAGGGCGTGATGATGGTGCTCAGCGGTATGAGTACCCTTGCGCAGGTGCTCGACAATACATCCTCTATGGCGGACTTTGAGCCCCTGAACCCGGAAGAGTACGAGATCATCGGGCAGGTCGTCGACATCATCAATGAAACCACGGCCATTCCCTGCACGAACTGCAGATACTGTGAGGGAGACTGTCCCCAGACGATCGCGATCCCGGATTATTTCGCACTCTATAACAGTTCAAAACGTGCGGTGACCGGCAATATTTCCAGCCAGTTCGTGTACTACATCAATCTCACCGCCCTTCACGGCAGGGCCGGCGACTGTATCGAATGCAGGCAGTGTGAAAGCGCCTGCCCGCAGCATCTGAAGATCACAGAACTGCTCAGAGATGTCTCTGCGGCCTTCGATGTGACACCCGCGTTCCCGACCCGGAAGTAA
- a CDS encoding flavodoxin encodes MNVSDSNCLIAYFSRPGNNYVDGGIVNLPAGNTEVVATMIREITGGDLFHIESVTAYPEDYTETTEVAQQELRANARPKLTHHLEIPDSYDLIFLGYPNWWGTMPMPVFTFLEEYNLAGKTIAPFCTHEGSGIGRSVADIKKTCPQSTVLHSLAIRGGRVKKAQDEIAGWLQEIGLTANT; translated from the coding sequence ATGAACGTATCTGATTCAAACTGTCTGATCGCCTATTTTTCGCGCCCAGGCAACAACTATGTCGACGGAGGGATCGTGAACCTGCCGGCCGGCAACACTGAAGTCGTAGCAACGATGATCCGGGAAATAACCGGGGGTGATCTGTTTCATATCGAATCGGTGACTGCGTATCCCGAGGATTATACAGAGACCACCGAGGTAGCCCAGCAGGAGCTTCGCGCCAATGCTAGACCGAAGCTCACCCATCACCTGGAAATTCCGGACTCCTATGATCTGATCTTCCTCGGCTACCCCAACTGGTGGGGAACGATGCCGATGCCGGTCTTCACCTTCCTGGAGGAATACAATCTCGCCGGAAAGACCATCGCCCCGTTCTGCACGCACGAGGGAAGTGGCATTGGGCGGAGTGTCGCAGATATTAAAAAAACCTGCCCGCAGTCAACCGTCCTGCATAGTCTTGCCATCCGTGGCGGCAGGGTAAAAAAAGCACAGGATGAGATAGCCGGGTGGCTGCAGGAGATCGGATTGACTGCGAACACGTAA
- a CDS encoding aldo/keto reductase yields MLYRKIPKNGDELSILGFGCMRLPVRADGSIDEERATKQVRDAIDHGVNYVDTAWPYHMGQSEPFVGRALANGYREKVNLATKLPSWLIEKREDMDTFLNAQLERLRTDHIDYYLIHALVGDLWDAVEKLGVADFLDKARADGRIRNAGFSFHGAGDDFNRIVDAYDWDFCQIQYNFLDEKNQAGTAGLEYAASKGLGIIIMEPLRGGNLTKTVPSVVREIWDEALVKRTPAEWALRWIWNHPEVTVVLSGMNDETHIQENLSVADQAYPNSLTEAELQLVKKVESTYRELMKVSCTGCRYCMPCSSGVNIPLCFEEYNNLYLVDNPEEEKFMYAARLGGAVALGESEFASMCVQCGQCVEKCPQHIDIPAVLESVVAELEGPDFEQRVAMARQMFKQT; encoded by the coding sequence ATGTTATATCGGAAAATTCCCAAAAACGGGGATGAACTGTCCATCCTAGGATTCGGATGTATGCGTCTTCCCGTGAGAGCGGACGGATCGATCGATGAAGAACGGGCAACGAAACAGGTACGCGACGCGATCGACCACGGGGTGAACTATGTCGATACGGCCTGGCCCTATCATATGGGACAGAGCGAGCCTTTCGTGGGTCGTGCCCTGGCCAACGGGTACCGCGAGAAGGTGAACCTCGCAACAAAACTCCCATCCTGGCTCATCGAAAAGCGGGAGGATATGGATACGTTCCTGAATGCCCAGCTGGAGAGACTCAGGACTGACCATATCGACTATTATCTCATCCATGCACTCGTAGGTGATCTGTGGGATGCGGTTGAGAAACTGGGTGTGGCCGATTTCCTTGACAAAGCCAGGGCTGACGGCAGAATCAGAAACGCGGGGTTCTCCTTCCATGGTGCAGGAGATGATTTCAACCGGATCGTCGACGCCTATGACTGGGATTTCTGTCAGATCCAGTACAACTTCCTGGACGAGAAGAACCAGGCAGGCACAGCAGGTCTGGAGTACGCGGCCTCGAAGGGCCTTGGCATCATCATCATGGAACCCCTCAGGGGAGGGAACCTCACCAAAACTGTGCCTTCTGTCGTGAGAGAGATCTGGGACGAGGCCCTAGTGAAACGGACCCCAGCAGAGTGGGCTCTTCGCTGGATCTGGAACCATCCGGAGGTCACGGTCGTCCTCTCCGGAATGAACGATGAGACGCACATCCAGGAAAACCTCAGCGTTGCAGACCAGGCATACCCGAACTCTCTGACAGAAGCGGAACTGCAGCTGGTAAAAAAAGTTGAGAGTACATATCGTGAACTGATGAAAGTGAGCTGCACCGGCTGCAGGTACTGCATGCCCTGTTCTTCAGGAGTGAACATCCCGCTCTGTTTCGAAGAGTACAACAACCTGTACCTGGTCGACAACCCTGAAGAGGAGAAGTTCATGTATGCTGCACGGCTGGGCGGCGCTGTCGCTCTCGGGGAATCTGAATTTGCATCCATGTGCGTCCAATGCGGACAGTGCGTTGAAAAATGCCCCCAGCATATCGATATCCCGGCAGTTCTCGAATCTGTTGTGGCAGAACTCGAAGGACCTGACTTCGAGCAGCGAGTGGCCATGGCACGACAGATGTTCAAACAGACGTAA